Below is a genomic region from Citrobacter europaeus.
TCTCTTTGAGGTTAAGCGCAGCGGCGTTTTGCTCATATATTATTTTGGGAAGGAGACCAATAATATCCGTGCTGGCAATAATATTGGCAATAGAAGTCAACGAATCACTACTAAAACCTATTTTACGGTTGAGAAAGAGATTATTCGCTGCTGACTGTTGCTCCTGGACGCTTGGTTGAGTCGTGATAAGCAATGTAAACTGCTCGCGCATGATTTCTTCAAGCGTACTGTGTTCAACCATTCTGGGATGATTCCTGCTGCATACTAAAACACTTTCAACTGTTTTAAACAGGGTACATACGATAGAGCGGTTGTGCACAGGTACTGTCGAGATGATTAGATCAGCCTTGCGGTACGCCAGAATATTTTCTGCGGTTTCTGTCGACATTAATATATCGTGGTGTTCAATTTCGACATCGGAGTTTTTTCTTAATGAGTTTATTAATTCCGTTACGCCCAGCGTGGTGGTGATTTGTGGACTGTAGATTACGAATTTATTTTTCAGACTGGATCCGTGCATAATATTAATGGTTTGTTCC
It encodes:
- a CDS encoding LysR family transcriptional regulator — translated: MANLYDLKKFDLNLLVIFECIYQHLSISKAAETLYITPSAVSQSLQRLRTQFNDPLFIRSGKGITPTVTGVNLHQHLEQNLNKLEQTINIMHGSSLKNKFVIYSPQITTTLGVTELINSLRKNSDVEIEHHDILMSTETAENILAYRKADLIISTVPVHNRSIVCTLFKTVESVLVCSRNHPRMVEHSTLEEIMREQFTLLITTQPSVQEQQSAANNLFLNRKIGFSSDSLTSIANIIASTDIIGLLPKIIYEQNAAALNLKEISVDFKLPSVKLFLMYNRSSLNNKSFAEYIKTITP